The Kosmotoga olearia TBF 19.5.1 sequence AGCTTCCAGACCCAGATACCGAACATCCTCCCGGAGTCGTGCTTGCTCTTGGACTTATGCTTGATGGATTTGATATCAGGACAGCCATTATAACCCTTCTGACTCTGATATTGCTGAGTGTTATTAAAGAGATATTGAAATCTCTGTGGATAGACCTGTTTTGAGACTTTAGTAAAGAGCTCCTTCGCAAACAATTCTATTTTCGTTTTATTCCACACAAAGTCAAGGTCTTCCAGAAAAAAACAGCGGTTTCTTACAGCCTTGCAAACGTTGCTCTATCTATTGACAGCGTTGCAAGCCTCGCTCTATCAACCGTCGCTTTTCCTTGGCCTCCCATGTTTCCTTCTTTTCAATGAAATACCAATGTACCGCAGTGGACTGTCCCCATTTTCCAGGGACAACTGCGCAGCAGTTCTAATCAACCACGAAGTGGTTCGAAACAACTCCGAAGGAGTTCGTATCACCGGTGAAGCCGGTCGTAACAATCCCGAAGGGATTCGTATCTGCCGCGCAGCGGCTTTCTCGGTTCTCGGACTCTCGGTTCTCGAATCACAAGTTCTATGACTCAAAACTTGAGATAATTTCTTTTAATTTTTTCCTGAGAGATCTATAAGAAAGGTATTGTTGTCCTATCGCAAAATTTTTCTCCACTCTCCTGCTGTATTCAGTTGAGTCTTTTAAGAGTTTGATTGTTTCCTTTGCAGCTTCAACGATTTTTTCTCTTGGAATTTCTACATAGCTTGTGCCTTTTCTTTTGGTGTACTGTGTTCCAAGACTAATCACTTCAAAACCGAGTGGTTTGATATCTGTCAGATATACGGGATATTCAAAGACAATCATATTCTTTTTTGCAAAAAGACCCTCGAGGAACTGGTTACCCCAGCCCTCAAGAATACTGGGGTAGGTTATCATGTCAGCAACCACGTACATGTCCCAGAGTGAGTATTTCTTTCCGGCAGCATTATTTTGTCTTTCAGCTTCCATTATTTCGTTGCACCATATGATTTCAACTTTCTCCTTATCAGCAACCTTTCTTAGAAAATCCACATAGTTGGTAGCAGTTTCAATGAGGCCTGGCATTAACATCAAGATTTTGCCATTGGGGGTAAACTCACGGCCGTCATACAATGTTCCATAGAGTTCCTGACGTCTCCTGTTTACCTCACCAACGACTTCAATTGCGAGTTCTATGGCTTTTCTGTCTGTTACACGTGTTGCCTGTAAAAACACTATATCATTGGATGAAATACCCAACTTTTCTCTTAGGTCTTTGTTAAACTCATCTGGTTTCCATAGAGGTTGGTCAAAGTCGAAGACATTGGGGACAACCGTCGAATCCAGTCCTTTTCGTTTGAGAAGTTCTTCTTTCGCTATTTTATTGATCACTACCTGTTTTATGTTTTCATCCTTTGGAGGGTAATATTCATCGAGGTATTCTTTGATAAACTTGCAGGTTGGTTTGCTCAAGGCTTGTCTTTCCCAGTAGAAATCGTGGTTATGTGCTATTACTTTCAATCCAAGCTTTCTGATAACTCGCGCGAATGCTATCGTGACAGAAAATGCCACCCCCAGAGAGAAAATATTGTTTGGGATTAGAAGCTCTATGTTGTTTTCTTTTACAGCTTTGATGAGCTTTTCTTCAATCAACTTTGCTTCTTTCAAGATATCTTCTTTGAACTCCTCTTCACTTTTGTAATCTTTCAGCTTTCTATAGGCATTATTTTCTATTTTTTTAAAGCGTTCACTATGAAAACTCATCTCTGGAATGTAGATTTCGCCATAGTCAGGTGTGCCGGAGATAAAAAAGACCCTGTGCCCCATATCTTCAAGAACCCTTCTCCACTTTTCCATCTCCAGTGAAACACCATCAGTTTCGCCTACTCTGTAATGTGCAAGACCAATGTTCATCCGGACAACTCTCCTTTTTCGTTATTTTATTTGATTTTCAATCTTTCTTCTGTTTCAATATCGAAGAACATGATTCGTTCCTCGTCAAAGGAAATATCGATAGTTTCATCTGGCGAGTACTTTGGGAAAGAAGGCGCTACGATCTTTATTATTTCCCCATTTAGTTCGATGGCCACAATCTGGTGAGAGCCCTGAGGTTCGACAACGAGTACCTTTTCTCTGAAGACAGCATTCCCACTATTTATCTGTATACTTTCAGGCCTGATCCCCATGATCAAACGATCCTTATTATAGTCTTTAAGATATGTAAGTAACTGGCCGTTAAGTTTAAAACTGAATGAAGGGTGTACGAGAAAGATCTCTCCCTTTTCTCGTTTTAATTCCATCTCAAAGAAATTTGTTGCCGGAGTGCCAATGAAACCGGCAACAAAAACATTGACACTGTTGAAATAAACTTCATCCGGCGTGCCTATCTGCACGATCTTTCCATCCTTCATGATCACAATTCTGTCAGCCATACTCATAGCCTCGGATTGGTCATGAGTTACAAAAATTGTTGTAGCCTCTGTTTTGTGATGGATTGCTTTCAGCTCGGTTCTCATGCGAACCCTTAGCTTTGCATCAAGATTTGACAGAGGTTCATCCATAAGGAACAGTTTTGGTTTGACGGCAATAGCCCTGGCCAGAGCAACTCTTTGTCTTTGACCACCTGAAAGCTGGCGTGGAAATCTCTCGAGATACTCAGAAATATTAACCAGCTCTGCCACATCACGAACAATTTTATCAATTTTGGATTTTTCCATCTTTCTTAGCTTAAGAGCAAAGGCGATATTTTCATAGACGGACATATGAGGCCACACAGCATAACTTTGAAAGACCATAGAAACATTCCTCTTTCGTGGAGGCATATCGGTAACATCTTCTCCGTCTATGAGAACCCTCCCTTCCGTAACTTCTTCCAAACCGGCTATCATCCTGAGGGTTGTAGTTTTACCACAACCGGATGGACCAAGAAAGACTATGAACTCTTTGTCGTTAACCTTAAGGTTTACATCCCTGGCGCCCCAAACGCTCTTACCGTATCTTTTGGAAAGATTTATAAGTTCAAGCGTAGCCATATACTCAGCTCCTTTTCCATAATTTTCTTAAACTCTTACCCCACCCCACATCTGAAGGATATATCTTCTTATGATCATAGTAAAAAGTACGGCGGGGAAAGCGAGGGTTACTCCTCCAGCAGCAACAAGGTTTATCATACCCTTTGTTCCCACGAGTGTCTGATAAATAACAACAGGGAACGTAGGTTTGAACTGGGTTAAAACTATGGCCTGCGCTGTTTCTGACCAGCTACCGATAAAAGCATACATGGCGCTGGCAGCCAAACCGGGGAGTGCTAAAGGCAGCGTAACTCTTAAGAAAGCTCCCAAACGAGATGTGCCAAACACCTGTGCTGCTTCTTCGAGTTCCACTGAAATTCCCATAAAGATGCTTGCAGTAATCCACGTGGTCATACCAATCTGGCCTACCGAATAAACCAGGGATAAACCTATGGGTTTGTCATAGAAACCCATTTGAGCAAGTATTATGACCATAGGCATGGCTATAGCTATCCCGGGGAACATCCTGACAAAGAGAACACTTAATTTCAGTAGATTTTTTCCCTTAAATACGTATCTTGCAAATGCATAGCCAGCCATACCACCTATGGTAAGAGAAATAAGAACGGTCAATAACGCTACTTGAATGCTTCTTATAAGTGCACCTACGGAATCCGAAGTTACCCTGAAAAAAGTAATGTAGCTGGCAAAAATGTTTTTACGTACCTTAAATGTAACCCCACTTATAGATTGGAGTTCCTTCTTCAAAGTCTTTATTTTTTCTTCTACCAGAATTTTTTCCTGTTGCTTTTCCTGAAGCTGATTTTGAAGATTCTCGCGTAGTTCCTGGAAAGTTTCATCCTCCGGGTCAAAAAGTTTTAAATTCTGATGTATCTTGACGATCTCTCTGTTAAGCCTGTTTATTGCCAGAATCTCACGTTTCATCTGAGTTTTAAGCTCGTTTATTCTTTCTTCATTTTGGGTTACCAACGTTTCGAGTTCGCTTATTTTCTCTTCGAGAAGTTTTTTTGGGATTTTACTACCTGTCTTTCTGTCAATGAAATTTATCATCTTGTCAAGGTCATTTGCTTCAGATATATTGATGAAATCTTCCTGGGATTTACTGTACACACTCATAAGAAAACCGTCCGGGAGATTGTCGGATTTCTGAAGTAAGAAAGTATTTGAAAAAGCTGGAGCCAAAGCTATAGGCCAATCATATGCTTCCTGGTCTGACATAAATGAAATGGAAACGAGAAAATATATGGGGAGAACAATAACAGTGGCAATTCCGGCAACGAATATATAGAAAATAGTACTTGATATGATTTTTTTTGTACTTTTCCTTCTTGCCATCAGGCTTCCTCCTTTTTGAAGGCTCCCGAGACCTTCAAATAGAGTATGGCAACAACTGAAACTAATGCGGCAACTATGACTGAATATGCAAGGGCGATTCTATAAAATCCCATGATTTCTTCTTTGTAAAAGACAACTTCTTCAAGCAGGACGGGGATCCGCCTGTAACCATAAATCATAACGATGATCAACCAGACTTGAATAGCAGAGATAATTCTCAGTATCAAAGCCGTTTGAATACTTGGCTTGAGCATAGGCATTGTTATTTTTTTCAAAACCGTAGGCTTATTGCCCCCAAAAACATAACCAGCTTCAATTGATTCCTTTGGAATTCCCTGTAACCCGGCAAGTAAAATGACCATCATAAATGGAATAACCTGCCATGCGTCTATCAAAATAATAAGCATTAGAGATTGAAACTCATTTCCCGCGAGAAAGGGGATTTTACCATCTGCTGCTATCAAACCGAGTCTATACAAGAGACTATTGACCCAGCCGTAGGTAGCAAAACCACTGGACCACATAGCTCCGACTGCTGTGGCAGGTAATGCCATAGGAATGAGCGCAAGCGAAAGGAAAATACCTGCTCCTTTGAATTTTTTATTTATGAGCAAAGCCAGTCCCAGTGCAACAATAAACTCGAGTGTGACAGAAATAGCAACAAAAATCCCTGTATTAATAAGCGCTTTCAAGAAATACGGATCAGTGAATATGGTTTTATAGTTAGCGAGTGTAAGCTGGTTGCTTCCCTCTTCAAAAAAGCTGTAGAAAACAGCCGTTAGAACAGGCCTCAACCAGAAAATAGCGTAATAAATAATTGTAGGTGCTATCAAAAGATAGGGGATATATCTTTTAAACTTCACCGCTGTGATAATCATCACCACCTAGCTTGTACAATTCCAAAATAAGGGGGACTAAAAGTCCCCCGTTGTATAACAGTGACGACTCTAAGGGTTATTTCCTGAGAGCGTCAATTCTGAGCTGCATGATCTCAAGGTATTGAGGATTAAAGATACCTTTCATAATCATATTCTTGAAAATGTCGTCGTAAACGAGCTTAACCTGGCCCCAGTCTTTCCAGAGAGGAGCGATGTAGGAAAGAACTCCAGTTTTCATGACCATGATTGACTTCTTAATAACTTCATCCTCAACAGTGTCACCAAGGTAATTAATAGCTTCTTCAACTGTGGGTATAAAGCCGCCGGTTCCCTTGCTGACCTTCAACATGATGTCTGGCCTGGTTATGTATTCCAGGAATTTGACAGCAAGGTCATAATGCTTTGTTCCCTTTACAATGGCTAGACCGCTGGTACCGGCAACGGATCCTCTTCCGGCGGGACCTTTAGGAACAGGAGCAATAATGAAGTTTGTGGGGTCATTTTTATAGACTTCACCGATTCTTGCGTTATGTGCAGCTGCTAGCCAGGCTTCTCCTCTCTTTAAAGGAGGTCTAACATCGTCGTAAGTCATGACAGCAGGTGGAAATGCATCTGCCATTTTACTCAACAGATAAAAGGCCGCCATCGCGCCGGGGTTATCGAGGTTTGGCCAGTCCGCACCATAGGAAAGACATACTGCACCAGCCTGGTAAATGAAGGATTTCATTGGGACACCGGTAACGGCAAATTTTCCTTCACCCTCACCGATGGCAATAGCATTAGCCCATTCAGCAACTTGTTCCCAGGTTAAATCCTGAATATCAGCACCTTCTGGTAAGTAAGGAAGAGCCTTTTTGTTAGCGATGAACAGATAAACATCGGCGCCAATGGGAAGAAAGTA is a genomic window containing:
- a CDS encoding glycosyltransferase family 4 protein, which codes for MNIGLAHYRVGETDGVSLEMEKWRRVLEDMGHRVFFISGTPDYGEIYIPEMSFHSERFKKIENNAYRKLKDYKSEEEFKEDILKEAKLIEEKLIKAVKENNIELLIPNNIFSLGVAFSVTIAFARVIRKLGLKVIAHNHDFYWERQALSKPTCKFIKEYLDEYYPPKDENIKQVVINKIAKEELLKRKGLDSTVVPNVFDFDQPLWKPDEFNKDLREKLGISSNDIVFLQATRVTDRKAIELAIEVVGEVNRRRQELYGTLYDGREFTPNGKILMLMPGLIETATNYVDFLRKVADKEKVEIIWCNEIMEAERQNNAAGKKYSLWDMYVVADMITYPSILEGWGNQFLEGLFAKKNMIVFEYPVYLTDIKPLGFEVISLGTQYTKRKGTSYVEIPREKIVEAAKETIKLLKDSTEYSRRVEKNFAIGQQYLSYRSLRKKLKEIISSFES
- a CDS encoding ABC transporter ATP-binding protein, with protein sequence MATLELINLSKRYGKSVWGARDVNLKVNDKEFIVFLGPSGCGKTTTLRMIAGLEEVTEGRVLIDGEDVTDMPPRKRNVSMVFQSYAVWPHMSVYENIAFALKLRKMEKSKIDKIVRDVAELVNISEYLERFPRQLSGGQRQRVALARAIAVKPKLFLMDEPLSNLDAKLRVRMRTELKAIHHKTEATTIFVTHDQSEAMSMADRIVIMKDGKIVQIGTPDEVYFNSVNVFVAGFIGTPATNFFEMELKREKGEIFLVHPSFSFKLNGQLLTYLKDYNKDRLIMGIRPESIQINSGNAVFREKVLVVEPQGSHQIVAIELNGEIIKIVAPSFPKYSPDETIDISFDEERIMFFDIETEERLKIK
- a CDS encoding carbohydrate ABC transporter permease — its product is MARRKSTKKIISSTIFYIFVAGIATVIVLPIYFLVSISFMSDQEAYDWPIALAPAFSNTFLLQKSDNLPDGFLMSVYSKSQEDFINISEANDLDKMINFIDRKTGSKIPKKLLEEKISELETLVTQNEERINELKTQMKREILAINRLNREIVKIHQNLKLFDPEDETFQELRENLQNQLQEKQQEKILVEEKIKTLKKELQSISGVTFKVRKNIFASYITFFRVTSDSVGALIRSIQVALLTVLISLTIGGMAGYAFARYVFKGKNLLKLSVLFVRMFPGIAIAMPMVIILAQMGFYDKPIGLSLVYSVGQIGMTTWITASIFMGISVELEEAAQVFGTSRLGAFLRVTLPLALPGLAASAMYAFIGSWSETAQAIVLTQFKPTFPVVIYQTLVGTKGMINLVAAGGVTLAFPAVLFTMIIRRYILQMWGGVRV
- a CDS encoding carbohydrate ABC transporter permease, producing MIITAVKFKRYIPYLLIAPTIIYYAIFWLRPVLTAVFYSFFEEGSNQLTLANYKTIFTDPYFLKALINTGIFVAISVTLEFIVALGLALLINKKFKGAGIFLSLALIPMALPATAVGAMWSSGFATYGWVNSLLYRLGLIAADGKIPFLAGNEFQSLMLIILIDAWQVIPFMMVILLAGLQGIPKESIEAGYVFGGNKPTVLKKITMPMLKPSIQTALILRIISAIQVWLIIVMIYGYRRIPVLLEEVVFYKEEIMGFYRIALAYSVIVAALVSVVAILYLKVSGAFKKEEA
- a CDS encoding ABC transporter substrate-binding protein, encoding MKKLLLVLVLVAIAAFAFGKETLVVVSRLWTPPSEKEFVINEIIKPFEEMYGVEVKFSTLDDQKILEQVKLQQQTGNITTDVVIAYAAKMPEWVKNGYVVDLTDIVSQWTDRHFSKGLDSMTIFDGKRYFLPIGADVYLFIANKKALPYLPEGADIQDLTWEQVAEWANAIAIGEGEGKFAVTGVPMKSFIYQAGAVCLSYGADWPNLDNPGAMAAFYLLSKMADAFPPAVMTYDDVRPPLKRGEAWLAAAHNARIGEVYKNDPTNFIIAPVPKGPAGRGSVAGTSGLAIVKGTKHYDLAVKFLEYITRPDIMLKVSKGTGGFIPTVEEAINYLGDTVEDEVIKKSIMVMKTGVLSYIAPLWKDWGQVKLVYDDIFKNMIMKGIFNPQYLEIMQLRIDALRK